The following coding sequences lie in one Kribbella sp. NBC_00709 genomic window:
- a CDS encoding MFS transporter, translated as MTGDPSTFDRRLIAPMIVGSVLNPINSSMLAVALIPIGAAFGVSPSQTAWLVTGLYIATAVGQPVMGRLVDLFGPRPLYLIATSLVGVAGLLGALAPNLGVLVASRVLLGLGTSAAYPAAMSLIRSEADRTGMATPAGILSSLSVPNQVIAVIGPTLGGLLIGLGGWHLIFTMNVPLSVICVVLGSLWLPRRARSRGAGGLDYVGVALFTTTLVALMLFLMQPRLSRWYVLVIALVLGVSFVITQLRVMAPFIDLRVLGGNRPLILTYTRQVLAFVGAYSFLYGFTQWLEEARGLSASSAGLLLLPLSLAAVLVTLLTGRRAQIRGKLVAGSICLVVAAAAQLLVGPSTPIWILAVVGVVAGVPQGLNNLANQTALYQQADPARIGSSAGLLRTCVYVGALISAAANAHFFQHGATTAGLHEMAIFLLVIAGLLVLVTFRRLPE; from the coding sequence GTGACGGGGGATCCCTCCACGTTCGACCGGCGCCTGATCGCGCCGATGATCGTCGGATCGGTGCTGAACCCGATCAACTCGTCGATGCTCGCGGTGGCGCTGATCCCGATCGGCGCGGCGTTCGGCGTATCGCCCTCGCAGACCGCGTGGCTCGTCACCGGGTTGTACATCGCGACCGCGGTCGGTCAGCCGGTGATGGGCCGGCTGGTCGACCTGTTCGGTCCGCGTCCGCTGTACCTGATCGCAACCTCGCTCGTCGGGGTTGCCGGCCTCCTCGGTGCGCTGGCTCCGAACCTCGGCGTACTCGTCGCGTCGCGCGTCCTCCTCGGTCTCGGTACGTCGGCGGCGTACCCGGCCGCGATGTCGTTGATCCGCAGCGAGGCTGACCGGACCGGGATGGCGACACCCGCGGGCATCCTGAGCAGCCTGTCGGTGCCGAACCAGGTGATCGCGGTGATCGGCCCGACGCTGGGCGGTCTGCTGATCGGACTCGGCGGATGGCACTTGATCTTCACGATGAACGTCCCGCTGTCGGTGATCTGCGTGGTGCTCGGTTCGCTCTGGCTGCCGCGCCGGGCGCGTTCGCGCGGCGCCGGCGGACTGGACTACGTGGGAGTGGCGTTGTTCACGACGACGTTGGTCGCGCTGATGCTGTTCCTGATGCAGCCACGGCTGTCGCGGTGGTACGTGCTGGTGATCGCGCTGGTCCTGGGTGTGTCGTTCGTGATCACCCAGTTGCGGGTGATGGCGCCGTTCATCGATCTGCGGGTGCTGGGCGGCAATCGGCCGCTGATCCTCACCTACACGCGCCAGGTGCTCGCGTTCGTCGGCGCGTACTCGTTCCTCTACGGCTTCACCCAGTGGCTGGAGGAGGCTCGCGGGCTGAGTGCATCATCGGCCGGTCTGCTCCTGCTGCCGCTGTCTCTGGCGGCGGTCCTGGTCACGCTGCTCACCGGCCGGCGCGCACAGATCCGCGGCAAACTCGTTGCCGGAAGCATCTGTCTGGTCGTGGCCGCGGCGGCTCAGCTGCTGGTCGGCCCGAGTACGCCGATCTGGATCCTGGCCGTGGTCGGTGTTGTCGCCGGTGTCCCGCAGGGCCTGAACAACCTTGCGAACCAGACTGCCCTTTACCAGCAGGCCGATCCGGCCCGGATCGGCTCATCCGCCGGCCTGCTGCGGACGTGTGTGTACGTCGGTGCGCTCATCTCCGCGGCGGCCAACGCCCACTTCTTCCAGCACGGTGCGACGACGGCCGGACTGCACGAGATGGCGATCTTCCTGCTCGTCATCGCCGGCCTGCTCGTGCTGGTCACCTTCCGGCGACTCCCCGAATAG
- a CDS encoding MarR family winged helix-turn-helix transcriptional regulator has protein sequence MEISASAMRAASEVRVVFGRVKRRLKALADTDDLTPSQSSVLSRLDKDGPASASELAAAERIRPQSIAAILAALRQADLIQRHPDPEDGRRQVVSLTTSGRHRLQGDRKVRQEWLAQTLQEHCTEAERQTIIKALAVLDRAIEAATAR, from the coding sequence ATGGAGATCTCAGCGTCCGCGATGCGTGCGGCGAGCGAGGTGCGGGTGGTCTTCGGCCGGGTCAAACGACGGCTGAAGGCGCTCGCCGACACCGACGATCTGACCCCGTCGCAGTCCTCGGTGCTGAGCCGGCTGGACAAGGACGGGCCGGCGTCGGCCAGCGAGCTGGCCGCGGCCGAGCGGATCCGGCCGCAGTCGATCGCCGCGATCCTGGCCGCGCTGCGGCAGGCCGACCTGATCCAGCGGCACCCCGATCCTGAGGACGGCCGCCGTCAGGTCGTGTCGCTGACCACGTCCGGCCGCCACCGCCTGCAGGGTGATCGCAAGGTCCGGCAGGAGTGGCTCGCACAGACGCTGCAGGAGCACTGCACGGAGGCTGAGCGGCAGACCATCATCAAGGCACTCGCCGTGCTCGATCGGGCCATCGAGGCGGCGACTGCTCGGTGA
- a CDS encoding ROK family protein, with translation MAKLERGTRTANRGAVIAALLSGAGIDRRQLVAQTGLSWATVARIVDDLLTDGLALEQHKIVREGRGRPGAALGFNPHSGLVCGVDLGGTYCRMVIADGIGTAIIRCRDETPRDLGAAELASWIAARVRGLVERYGDGVPLTSVAIGLPGVVASSRDRVVGAFNLPQILGTTFVETVSAELGVPTIIDNDSNLALLGELHYGELPRDETVVLLSLGTGLGSAVAFNRQVLAGPEGLLGEFGRLRLPGRKERLRDLLSGAGLLALVQAAGHQLGSADEVFAEPDRFGGLVDEIHEALLHLVSIVALAYEPSTVVFTGGFSGAFSDSALETVSAETYETVGVHSDLRRSVLGDSGGLLGAMAAALSGYYTAIGVARHQVASITTSAPGVVAQLDGCAVDPSHEEEPT, from the coding sequence ATGGCGAAGCTGGAACGAGGCACCCGGACGGCGAACCGCGGCGCGGTCATCGCCGCGCTGCTGTCCGGCGCCGGGATCGACCGTCGGCAACTGGTGGCACAGACCGGACTCAGCTGGGCCACCGTGGCCAGGATCGTGGACGACCTGCTCACCGACGGGCTGGCCCTGGAGCAGCACAAGATCGTCCGCGAGGGCCGGGGCCGGCCGGGCGCCGCGCTCGGTTTCAACCCGCACTCCGGGCTGGTGTGCGGGGTCGACCTCGGCGGCACCTACTGCCGGATGGTCATTGCCGACGGCATCGGTACGGCGATCATCCGCTGCCGGGACGAGACCCCTCGCGATCTGGGGGCGGCCGAGCTGGCGTCCTGGATCGCGGCCCGGGTCCGCGGCCTGGTCGAGCGGTACGGCGACGGCGTACCGCTGACGTCCGTGGCGATCGGGCTGCCTGGTGTGGTCGCGTCCTCCAGGGACCGGGTCGTCGGCGCGTTCAACCTGCCGCAGATCCTCGGCACCACCTTCGTCGAGACCGTCAGCGCCGAGCTCGGCGTACCGACGATCATCGACAACGACTCCAACCTGGCCCTGCTGGGTGAGCTGCACTACGGCGAATTGCCCAGGGACGAGACCGTCGTCCTGCTCAGCCTGGGCACTGGTCTGGGCTCGGCGGTCGCCTTCAACCGGCAGGTGCTCGCGGGACCCGAAGGTCTGCTCGGCGAGTTCGGCCGGCTGCGGTTGCCGGGCCGCAAGGAACGGCTGCGGGACCTGTTGTCCGGCGCGGGGTTGCTCGCCCTGGTGCAGGCGGCCGGCCATCAACTCGGCTCGGCCGACGAGGTCTTCGCCGAGCCGGACCGCTTCGGTGGCCTGGTCGACGAGATCCACGAGGCGTTGCTGCATCTGGTGTCGATCGTTGCCCTGGCCTACGAGCCGAGCACGGTGGTCTTCACCGGCGGCTTCTCCGGAGCGTTCAGCGACTCCGCGCTGGAGACGGTGAGCGCCGAGACGTACGAGACGGTCGGCGTGCACAGCGATCTGCGCCGATCTGTGCTCGGGGATTCGGGCGGCCTGCTGGGTGCGATGGCCGCCGCCCTGAGTGGTTACTACACCGCGATCGGGGTGGCCCGCCACCAGGTCGCCTCGATCACTACGTCCGCCCCCGGTGTCGTGGCCCAGCTGGACGGCTGCGCTGTCGACCCATCTCACGAAGAGGAACCGACATGA
- a CDS encoding extracellular solute-binding protein, giving the protein MKPWKTLALLASISLSLAACGGSGPGKAAPTNKLTVWMMTGGPGDNKIIGDVTKQFNEKHPDVKVTVEVQQWDNIVTKLTTALASDNPPDIVEMGNTQTPMLTASGALAELTGKKGEFESSDQWLAGLAGPSTYQDKLYATPLYGGTKVVMYSKKMFAAAGIAKPPSTVDDLIADCGKLAKAHTATPNFSAFYMPGQYWFAGMPFLFGKGGTIATQSDNKWTAQMNSAENQAGLAEWKKFQNACSTPSSIGANTDSPDQDQIFADQKAAMIYVKAWEPGAVGEKNAKAAADAGYFIMPGYEAGKPLPVIVAGSTIGIAQNSPNKDLAVDWLKIITGKAFQQTMTRTIHQLPVVAAFLPSGNVPEVLKLGAQAATVSQALPSTPGEATLETESYNEQFFSKIAKGADIAKSAEDYDKHATEAFNAQSGQR; this is encoded by the coding sequence ATGAAGCCCTGGAAGACCTTGGCTCTCCTCGCATCGATATCGCTCAGCCTGGCCGCCTGTGGAGGCTCCGGTCCGGGCAAGGCCGCGCCGACGAACAAGCTGACGGTCTGGATGATGACCGGCGGTCCGGGTGACAACAAGATCATCGGCGACGTCACCAAGCAGTTCAACGAGAAGCATCCCGACGTGAAGGTGACCGTCGAAGTACAGCAGTGGGACAACATCGTCACCAAACTGACCACCGCGCTCGCCTCCGACAACCCGCCCGACATCGTCGAGATGGGCAACACCCAGACGCCGATGCTGACCGCCTCCGGGGCGCTGGCCGAGTTGACCGGCAAGAAGGGCGAGTTCGAGTCGTCCGACCAGTGGCTCGCCGGCCTGGCCGGACCGTCGACGTACCAGGACAAGCTCTACGCGACTCCCTTGTACGGCGGGACGAAGGTCGTCATGTACAGCAAGAAGATGTTCGCCGCCGCGGGCATCGCGAAGCCGCCGTCCACCGTCGACGACCTGATCGCCGACTGCGGCAAGCTCGCCAAGGCACACACGGCGACGCCGAACTTCTCGGCCTTCTACATGCCCGGCCAGTACTGGTTCGCCGGGATGCCGTTCCTGTTCGGCAAGGGCGGCACGATCGCCACCCAGAGCGACAACAAGTGGACCGCGCAGATGAACAGCGCGGAGAACCAGGCCGGCCTGGCGGAGTGGAAGAAGTTCCAGAACGCCTGCTCGACGCCGTCCTCGATCGGCGCCAACACCGACAGCCCCGACCAGGACCAGATCTTCGCCGACCAGAAGGCCGCGATGATCTACGTCAAGGCGTGGGAGCCCGGCGCGGTCGGTGAGAAGAACGCCAAGGCCGCCGCGGACGCCGGCTACTTCATCATGCCGGGCTACGAGGCGGGCAAGCCGCTGCCGGTGATCGTGGCCGGCTCCACCATCGGCATCGCCCAGAACAGCCCGAACAAGGACCTGGCCGTCGACTGGCTGAAGATCATCACCGGCAAGGCGTTCCAGCAGACGATGACCCGGACGATCCACCAACTCCCGGTGGTCGCCGCCTTCCTCCCGAGCGGGAACGTTCCTGAGGTGCTCAAGCTCGGCGCCCAGGCCGCCACGGTCAGCCAGGCGCTGCCCTCGACGCCGGGCGAGGCGACCCTGGAGACCGAGAGCTACAACGAGCAGTTCTTCTCGAAGATCGCCAAGGGCGCCGACATCGCCAAGTCCGCCGAGGACTACGACAAACACGCGACCGAAGCGTTCAACGCCCAGTCCGGACAGCGCTGA
- a CDS encoding carbohydrate ABC transporter permease, with product MTSLTQTPETTTPVTPPPTSQAGRGSRLARLTPYGLIGPALIAFAAVLGYPLVRLIWLSVQDFGPRSLFTGEAPFVGFDNFARVLGDTDFWFTLLRTLVVSVACVSGLMVIGFLLASLLMQVSAWARVMLSVCLVLVWAMPMVSATMIWRWLFEPQYGVLNWVITQLKVFGDFSAHDWFSSPRQALLLIIALIVWKGLPFVALTLYAAMGQIPGDLYEAAALDGAGRWSVARQVTMPILAPVLAVLVLLEVIWSVNSFTPIWVLTQGGPDGGTTTLGVYSYLEAFTRNDYSGGAAIAIITVLLLAVLSVLYVRRLFAQDEAIG from the coding sequence ATGACGTCGCTGACCCAGACCCCGGAGACCACCACACCGGTAACGCCGCCGCCCACCTCTCAGGCTGGGCGCGGCAGTCGGCTCGCGCGGCTCACGCCGTACGGCCTGATCGGACCGGCGCTGATCGCGTTCGCGGCAGTGCTCGGCTATCCGCTGGTCCGGCTCATCTGGCTGTCGGTGCAGGACTTCGGGCCGCGGTCGCTGTTCACCGGGGAGGCGCCGTTCGTCGGCTTCGACAACTTCGCCCGGGTGCTCGGCGACACCGACTTCTGGTTCACGCTGCTGCGCACTCTGGTCGTCAGCGTCGCCTGTGTCAGCGGCCTGATGGTGATCGGCTTCCTGCTGGCGTCGTTGCTGATGCAGGTATCGGCCTGGGCGCGGGTGATGCTTTCGGTCTGCCTGGTCCTGGTCTGGGCGATGCCGATGGTGTCGGCGACGATGATCTGGCGCTGGCTGTTCGAGCCGCAGTACGGCGTCCTGAACTGGGTCATCACGCAGCTGAAGGTCTTCGGCGACTTCTCCGCGCACGACTGGTTCTCGTCGCCGCGTCAGGCGCTGCTCCTGATCATCGCGCTGATCGTCTGGAAGGGCCTGCCGTTCGTGGCACTCACGCTGTACGCCGCGATGGGCCAGATCCCCGGTGATCTGTACGAGGCGGCCGCGCTCGACGGCGCCGGGCGGTGGTCCGTGGCCCGGCAGGTCACGATGCCGATCCTCGCCCCAGTGCTCGCCGTACTCGTGCTGCTGGAGGTGATCTGGTCGGTCAACTCGTTCACGCCGATCTGGGTGCTGACCCAGGGCGGTCCCGACGGCGGTACGACGACGCTCGGGGTCTACTCGTATCTCGAGGCGTTCACGCGCAACGACTACAGCGGCGGCGCGGCGATCGCGATCATCACGGTGCTGCTGCTCGCCGTACTCTCCGTGCTCTACGTACGCCGCTTGTTCGCGCAGGACGAGGCGATCGGATGA
- a CDS encoding carbohydrate ABC transporter permease produces the protein MRRKRSVPNTIAVLVSLVVIFPVYWMFATALKHPGKILSATPEFIPWPLSLDNFRTALTHGPFLHYVRNSLLVSVSTVLIALVVALGASIALARFRFLGRRAFLVGLVLVQMVPGSAMVIPLYLMLRSVGAIDFVPGLIITYMTFVLPFTIWTLRGFVAGIPLELEEAAMVDGCGRFGAFWHIQLPLLAPGIVATSIFAFISAWDDYLFAYVFLKSQNNYTLPVWLVSFQTSDGIDNGATIAASAIFSLPVLIVFLLIQRRLVGGMTAGAVKG, from the coding sequence ATGAGAAGGAAGCGCTCCGTACCCAACACGATCGCCGTCCTGGTCTCGCTGGTGGTGATCTTCCCGGTCTACTGGATGTTCGCGACCGCGCTCAAGCACCCCGGCAAGATCCTGTCGGCGACGCCCGAGTTCATCCCCTGGCCGCTGAGCCTGGACAACTTCCGTACGGCGCTCACGCACGGGCCGTTCCTGCATTACGTGCGTAACTCGTTGCTGGTCTCGGTGTCGACGGTGCTGATCGCGCTGGTCGTTGCCCTGGGCGCCTCGATCGCGCTGGCCCGGTTCCGGTTCCTCGGCCGGCGGGCGTTCCTCGTCGGCCTGGTGCTGGTCCAGATGGTGCCCGGCTCAGCGATGGTGATCCCGCTCTACCTGATGCTGCGGTCGGTCGGCGCCATCGACTTCGTGCCCGGACTGATCATCACCTACATGACGTTCGTCCTGCCGTTCACGATCTGGACCCTGCGCGGCTTCGTGGCCGGGATCCCGCTGGAGCTGGAGGAGGCCGCGATGGTCGACGGCTGCGGCCGGTTCGGCGCGTTCTGGCACATCCAGCTCCCGCTGCTCGCGCCGGGCATCGTGGCCACCTCGATCTTCGCCTTCATCAGCGCGTGGGACGACTACCTGTTCGCCTACGTGTTCCTGAAGTCGCAGAACAACTACACGCTGCCGGTCTGGCTGGTGTCGTTCCAGACCTCCGACGGCATCGACAACGGCGCCACCATCGCGGCGTCGGCGATCTTCTCGCTCCCGGTGCTGATCGTCTTCCTGCTGATCCAGCGCCGGCTGGTCGGCGGGATGACGGCCGGCGCGGTCAAAGGCTGA
- a CDS encoding glycoside hydrolase family 3 protein, giving the protein MTSELQRLAHGVLFPALGRPTVPNWVPARIEAGLGGFVIFGKDIVDGSQFRQLAAQLHGLRDHVLLSIDEEGGDVSRLANLGGFSMPGNRALGELNDVELTRQAAYQIGLSLVEAGVDWDLAPAVDTAINPLSPNGIRCFGADRELVSRHTAAWVEGMQAAGVSACAKHYPGHGLSGTDAHLATPLVDVSREELLASYLDPFRAAIGAGVDSIMVSHDLVPQVDDVPSTISKVLLTDILRGELGYDGVVITDALEMYGIADVAPLPEAAVRAIEAGADALCLGSWAFLDDVDVAAAALVEAVENGRLPLERLESANERLARLGTRSKADVAERDNGLGERLAEQVVVTHGDPRVRSDAVLIIRLEPTHSPAAGSSGWGVEELLRDAGKVVESIGLSGQTYNGPGMARAGVGEFRSEYGADSQVVLMVRGAHRFDWQEKLIGELHSQHPDMVVVDMGVPGVDYSGFAGWIQTFGSARVCSEAAARRLLVS; this is encoded by the coding sequence GTGACTTCAGAGCTCCAACGGCTCGCCCACGGTGTGCTGTTCCCGGCGCTCGGCCGGCCCACGGTGCCGAACTGGGTGCCGGCCCGGATCGAGGCCGGCCTCGGCGGGTTCGTGATCTTCGGCAAGGACATCGTCGACGGATCGCAGTTCCGGCAGCTGGCCGCGCAGTTGCACGGTCTACGCGACCACGTCCTGCTCTCGATCGACGAAGAAGGCGGCGACGTCAGCCGGCTGGCGAACCTCGGCGGCTTCTCGATGCCGGGCAACCGCGCACTCGGCGAGCTGAACGATGTCGAGCTGACCCGGCAGGCGGCGTACCAGATCGGGTTGTCGTTGGTGGAGGCCGGTGTCGACTGGGACCTGGCACCGGCGGTCGACACCGCGATCAACCCGCTGAGTCCGAACGGGATCCGTTGCTTCGGCGCGGACCGCGAGCTGGTCAGCCGGCACACCGCCGCCTGGGTGGAGGGCATGCAGGCAGCTGGGGTGAGCGCCTGCGCGAAGCACTACCCGGGCCACGGTCTCAGCGGCACCGACGCTCACCTCGCCACGCCTCTCGTCGACGTGTCGCGGGAGGAGTTGCTGGCGAGCTACCTCGATCCGTTCCGCGCAGCGATCGGGGCCGGCGTCGACAGCATCATGGTGTCGCACGACCTGGTGCCGCAGGTGGACGACGTACCGTCGACGATCAGCAAGGTGCTGCTGACCGACATCCTGCGCGGAGAGCTCGGGTACGACGGGGTGGTGATCACCGATGCGCTCGAGATGTACGGGATCGCGGACGTGGCGCCGCTGCCCGAGGCCGCCGTACGGGCGATCGAGGCGGGGGCCGACGCGCTCTGCCTCGGCTCGTGGGCGTTCCTCGACGACGTGGATGTGGCGGCTGCTGCTCTGGTCGAGGCCGTCGAGAACGGGCGGCTGCCGTTGGAGCGGTTGGAGAGTGCGAACGAGCGACTGGCTCGGCTCGGGACGCGATCGAAGGCGGACGTGGCGGAGCGGGACAACGGGCTGGGCGAGCGACTCGCCGAGCAGGTCGTCGTGACGCACGGGGACCCGCGGGTACGGAGTGACGCCGTACTGATCATTCGCCTGGAGCCCACCCACTCCCCCGCTGCCGGGTCTTCGGGCTGGGGTGTGGAGGAGCTGCTGCGCGATGCCGGGAAGGTTGTCGAGAGCATCGGATTGTCCGGGCAGACCTACAACGGGCCCGGAATGGCCCGGGCCGGAGTCGGTGAGTTCCGGTCGGAGTACGGCGCCGACAGTCAGGTGGTGCTGATGGTGCGCGGGGCGCATCGCTTCGACTGGCAGGAGAAGCTGATCGGCGAGCTGCACAGCCAGCACCCGGACATGGTCGTCGTCGACATGGGCGTCCCCGGCGTCGACTACTCGGGCTTCGCGGGGTGGATCCAGACCTTCGGCAGCGCCCGGGTCTGCTCCGAAGCAGCCGCCCGCCGCCTCCTGGTCAGCTGA
- the cimA gene encoding citramalate synthase — protein sequence MSISDDFHVYDTTLRDGAQQEGLALSVADKIVIAQYLDDLGVGFIEGGWPGAVPKDTEFFERARTELHLKNATFAAFGATRKPQTAAADDPQVAALRDSGAGVVTLVAKSHDAHVERALRTTLDENLRMVADTVAHLRENGQRVFLDTEHFFDGYRANRAYALEVVRVAVEAGADVVALCDTNGGTLPRELQDVVRDVLDSTGARLGIHCHNDAGCAVANSIAAVEAGVTHVQGTINGYGERTGNADLLAIVANLELKREHQLLPPGNLSESFRIAHAIAEVTNVPPSTRQPYVGLSAFAHKAGLHASAIKVDPDLYQHTDPALVGNDMRMLVSEMAGRASVELKGRELGFDLGGNKADRDVVTRVTERVKEMEARGYTFEAADASFSLLLTEEVTGQRASFFDVESWRVITESRADGEAVSESTVKLVAGGEREIVTGEGNGPVNALDHALRTAIERAYPVVNKFELVDYKVRILDQGHGTDAVIRVLIETADGEGSWVTVGVGHNIVEASWEALVDGFTFGLLRHKEVVR from the coding sequence ATGAGCATCTCGGACGATTTCCACGTCTACGACACGACTCTTCGCGATGGCGCGCAGCAGGAGGGGCTGGCGCTGTCCGTGGCCGACAAGATCGTCATCGCGCAGTACCTGGACGACCTGGGGGTCGGGTTCATCGAGGGCGGCTGGCCGGGCGCGGTGCCCAAGGACACCGAGTTCTTCGAGCGGGCCAGAACCGAGCTGCACCTGAAGAACGCGACGTTCGCGGCGTTCGGCGCGACCCGCAAGCCGCAGACCGCGGCCGCCGACGACCCGCAGGTCGCCGCGCTGCGCGACTCCGGCGCCGGCGTCGTCACACTCGTTGCCAAGAGCCACGATGCGCACGTCGAGCGGGCCTTGCGGACGACGCTCGACGAGAACCTCCGGATGGTCGCCGACACCGTGGCGCATCTGCGGGAGAACGGTCAGCGGGTCTTCCTCGACACCGAGCACTTCTTCGACGGGTACCGCGCCAACCGCGCCTACGCGCTGGAGGTCGTGCGGGTAGCCGTCGAGGCCGGGGCCGACGTGGTCGCGCTCTGCGACACCAATGGCGGGACGCTGCCGCGGGAGTTGCAGGACGTGGTCCGGGACGTCCTCGATTCCACCGGTGCCCGGCTCGGCATCCACTGTCACAACGACGCCGGCTGCGCGGTGGCGAACTCGATCGCCGCCGTCGAGGCCGGCGTCACGCACGTCCAGGGCACGATCAACGGGTACGGCGAACGCACCGGCAACGCCGACCTGCTGGCGATCGTGGCCAACCTCGAGCTGAAGCGGGAACATCAGCTGCTCCCGCCGGGCAACCTGTCGGAGTCGTTCCGGATCGCGCACGCGATCGCTGAAGTGACGAACGTGCCGCCGTCGACCCGGCAGCCGTACGTCGGCCTGTCAGCGTTCGCCCACAAGGCGGGCTTGCATGCCAGCGCGATCAAGGTGGACCCGGATCTCTACCAGCACACGGATCCGGCGCTGGTCGGCAACGACATGCGGATGCTGGTCTCGGAGATGGCCGGCCGGGCGAGTGTCGAGCTGAAGGGCCGCGAGCTCGGGTTCGACCTCGGCGGTAACAAGGCTGACCGCGACGTGGTCACCCGGGTGACCGAGCGGGTGAAGGAGATGGAGGCCCGCGGATACACGTTCGAGGCCGCCGACGCGTCGTTCTCGCTGCTGCTGACCGAGGAAGTGACCGGGCAGCGGGCGTCGTTCTTCGACGTCGAGTCGTGGCGGGTGATCACCGAGTCGCGCGCCGACGGCGAGGCGGTGTCGGAGTCGACGGTGAAGCTGGTCGCGGGCGGCGAGCGGGAGATCGTCACGGGGGAGGGCAACGGCCCGGTCAACGCGCTCGACCACGCGCTGCGGACGGCGATCGAGCGCGCGTACCCGGTGGTGAACAAGTTCGAGCTGGTCGACTACAAGGTCCGCATCCTCGACCAGGGCCACGGCACCGATGCCGTGATCAGAGTTCTGATCGAGACGGCGGACGGCGAGGGTTCGTGGGTCACGGTCGGGGTCGGCCACAACATCGTCGAGGCGTCGTGGGAGGCGCTGGTCGACGGCTTCACCTTCGGTCTGCTGCGCCACAAGGAGGTCGTGCGATGA
- a CDS encoding branched-chain amino acid aminotransferase, protein MSEFTVEPTTKPASDDQRAQILANPGFGQYFSDHMAIATWTAEKGWHDARITAFGPLELSPATAVFHYAQTIFEGMKAYRHPDDSIHLFRPEANASRFQRSAQRLALPELPTDVFLDSLYKLVELDKAWVPGGGETSLYLRPFMFGSDPFLGVRPSSYVTYCLIASPAGSYFAKGVKPVRIWLSEEYTRAAPGGTGAAKTGGNYASSLLAQAEAIEQGCDQVAFLDAVEKKWVEELGGMNLYFVLDDNTVVTPELSGTILEGVTRDSILKLVTDLGYTVTERKISVDEWRAGAASGKVKEVFACGTAAVVTPVASLKWQDGEAQIGDGNGGPVTAAVRSALLDVQYGRAADPHGWMTRIS, encoded by the coding sequence ATGAGCGAGTTCACCGTTGAGCCAACCACCAAACCGGCCAGCGACGACCAGCGCGCCCAGATCCTGGCGAACCCGGGATTCGGGCAGTACTTCTCCGACCACATGGCGATCGCCACCTGGACGGCCGAGAAGGGCTGGCACGACGCGCGGATCACTGCCTTCGGACCGCTGGAGCTGTCTCCCGCGACCGCGGTGTTCCACTACGCCCAGACCATCTTCGAAGGGATGAAGGCCTACCGGCATCCCGACGACTCGATCCATCTGTTCCGCCCGGAGGCCAACGCGTCCCGGTTCCAGCGGTCCGCGCAGCGCCTCGCGCTGCCCGAGTTGCCGACCGACGTCTTCCTGGACTCGCTGTACAAGCTGGTGGAGCTCGACAAGGCCTGGGTGCCCGGCGGCGGTGAGACCTCGCTGTACCTGCGGCCGTTCATGTTCGGCTCCGACCCGTTCCTCGGCGTCCGCCCGTCCAGCTACGTGACGTACTGCCTGATCGCGTCGCCGGCCGGCTCGTACTTCGCGAAGGGCGTCAAGCCGGTCCGGATCTGGCTGAGCGAGGAGTACACCCGCGCGGCCCCCGGCGGCACCGGCGCAGCGAAGACCGGCGGCAACTACGCCTCCTCGCTGCTCGCCCAGGCCGAGGCGATCGAGCAGGGCTGCGACCAGGTCGCCTTCCTCGACGCGGTCGAGAAGAAGTGGGTCGAGGAGCTCGGCGGGATGAACCTGTACTTCGTCCTGGACGACAACACCGTCGTCACGCCGGAGCTGTCCGGCACCATCCTCGAGGGCGTCACCCGGGACTCGATCCTGAAGCTGGTCACCGACCTCGGCTACACGGTCACCGAGCGGAAGATCTCGGTCGACGAGTGGCGTGCGGGTGCGGCCTCCGGCAAGGTCAAGGAGGTGTTCGCCTGCGGCACCGCCGCGGTCGTCACCCCGGTCGCCTCGCTGAAGTGGCAGGACGGCGAGGCCCAGATCGGCGACGGCAACGGCGGCCCGGTCACGGCGGCCGTCCGCAGCGCCCTCCTCGACGTCCAGTACGGCCGCGCGGCGGACCCGCACGGCTGGATGACCCGCATCTCCTGA